One stretch of Commensalibacter melissae DNA includes these proteins:
- the pal gene encoding peptidoglycan-associated lipoprotein Pal encodes MNIKLISAFGAALLLAACSGGDHKGATTGNGGGTQAPTVSGPVPGSQADLVANVGDRVFFEFNSNKLTDDARATLNRQADWLKKYPNVQVMIAGNCDDRGTEEYNIALGSRRANAARDYLVSLGVASDRMTTISYGKDKPIAEGDNEEAWSQNRNATTSVR; translated from the coding sequence ATGAATATAAAGCTTATTAGTGCTTTTGGTGCTGCGTTATTACTAGCAGCATGTTCTGGCGGAGATCATAAAGGTGCGACAACCGGTAATGGTGGTGGAACACAAGCTCCAACCGTGAGCGGTCCAGTTCCTGGAAGTCAAGCTGATTTAGTTGCTAATGTTGGTGATCGTGTTTTCTTTGAATTCAATTCAAACAAATTAACGGATGATGCTCGCGCAACCTTGAATCGTCAGGCTGATTGGTTGAAAAAATATCCAAATGTCCAGGTCATGATTGCCGGTAACTGCGATGATCGCGGCACAGAAGAATATAATATTGCATTAGGGTCTCGCCGCGCAAATGCAGCTCGGGATTATTTGGTATCCTTGGGCGTTGCATCAGATCGTATGACAACCATTTCATATGGTAAGGATAAACCTATTGCTGAAGGTGACAACGAAGAAGCATGGTCACAGAACCGTAATGCGACTACTTCAGTTCGTTAA
- the glmM gene encoding phosphoglucosamine mutase has product MKNHRLLFGTDGIRGTANSDPMTVEVAQKLGQAAGLMFMAGKDHRRHQVLIGKDTRLSGYMIESALVAGFLSAGMDVILVGPMPTPAIAMLTRSLRADLGVMISASHNPFQDNGIKIFNRDGFKLSDAQELEIEAMMRSDLSGQLAGNEHIGRAVRLDDAAGRYIEHAKASFPRGCRLDGLKIVIDCANGSAYHVAPKALWELGAEVISLGCKPNGLNINKNCGSTHPETLIKSVLEHKADLGIALDGDADRMLLVDEEGKLIDGDQILALIASSWDRKKMLQNHSIVATVMSNMGLEQFLNDTGIQLTRTCVGDRYVVEKMRQLGCNVGGEQSGHMILSEFSTTGDGLIAALQVLAVIIEEGKKASEVCRMFMPFPQKLYNIRFNGKNPLNTEAVKKVVRDAELKLGKEGRVLLRKSGTEPLIRIMVEAKDNQLVDLVLQKLKQVIENNI; this is encoded by the coding sequence ATGAAAAATCATAGATTACTTTTTGGAACAGATGGAATTCGTGGTACAGCCAATAGTGATCCTATGACGGTAGAAGTGGCACAGAAGCTTGGTCAAGCTGCAGGATTGATGTTCATGGCTGGAAAAGACCATAGAAGACATCAAGTTTTGATCGGCAAAGATACACGTTTATCAGGCTATATGATTGAAAGTGCCTTGGTTGCCGGTTTTTTATCGGCAGGAATGGATGTGATTCTGGTTGGTCCGATGCCTACGCCAGCGATTGCAATGTTAACTCGCTCCTTGCGTGCTGATCTTGGGGTTATGATTTCTGCATCACATAATCCATTCCAGGATAATGGAATAAAAATTTTTAACAGAGATGGATTTAAGCTTTCCGATGCACAGGAGCTTGAAATTGAAGCCATGATGCGATCTGATTTGTCAGGTCAATTGGCTGGTAATGAACATATTGGTCGGGCCGTACGTCTGGATGATGCAGCAGGTCGCTATATTGAGCATGCAAAGGCTTCTTTTCCCCGTGGGTGTCGCCTTGATGGTTTGAAAATCGTTATTGATTGTGCAAATGGTTCCGCTTATCATGTGGCTCCCAAGGCATTGTGGGAGTTGGGCGCAGAAGTTATATCGCTTGGATGTAAACCGAACGGTTTAAATATTAATAAAAATTGTGGCTCAACACATCCAGAAACGTTAATCAAATCTGTGTTGGAGCATAAGGCTGATTTGGGAATAGCCCTCGATGGTGATGCTGATCGTATGCTGTTGGTTGATGAAGAGGGCAAGCTTATCGATGGTGATCAGATTCTGGCTTTAATTGCATCTTCCTGGGATAGAAAAAAAATGCTCCAAAATCATTCAATTGTAGCGACAGTGATGTCCAATATGGGACTCGAGCAGTTTTTGAATGATACCGGAATTCAATTAACGAGAACCTGTGTAGGTGATCGTTATGTTGTTGAAAAGATGCGTCAACTTGGATGTAATGTTGGAGGGGAACAGTCTGGGCATATGATCCTTTCTGAATTTTCAACGACCGGTGATGGTCTTATTGCTGCATTGCAAGTATTGGCAGTTATTATTGAAGAGGGTAAAAAAGCAAGTGAAGTATGTAGAATGTTTATGCCGTTTCCTCAAAAGTTATATAATATTCGTTTTAACGGAAAAAACCCTTTAAATACCGAAGCAGTTAAAAAAGTCGTAAGGGATGCGGAATTGAAATTGGGTAAAGAGGGAAGAGTCCTTCTAAGGAAAAGTGGGACAGAACCCTTGATTCGTATTATGGTTGAGGCAAAGGATAATCAGCTTGTGGATCTTGTGTTACAGAAATTAAAACAAGTGATTGAAAATAATATCTAG
- a CDS encoding peroxiredoxin, giving the protein MLTVGDQFPSFSLTTVPAGPDGLNGEFITINNQSDKGKWKLFFFWPMDFTFICPTEIAAFSDMETEFSERNTAVYGVSIDSEYVHLNWRLHNETLKNLKIPMLADNKRELSAALGILHYEAGVDLRATYIVDPEGIIRHVSANDLSVGRNPEEFLRILDALQNGGLCPCSWHKGDKTL; this is encoded by the coding sequence ATGTTGACTGTTGGTGATCAATTTCCATCTTTTAGTCTTACAACTGTTCCTGCTGGTCCTGATGGACTGAATGGAGAATTTATAACGATCAATAATCAAAGCGACAAGGGTAAATGGAAATTATTTTTCTTTTGGCCTATGGATTTCACATTCATTTGCCCAACGGAAATCGCGGCTTTTAGCGACATGGAAACAGAATTTTCAGAACGTAACACTGCTGTTTACGGTGTATCGATTGACTCTGAATATGTTCATTTAAACTGGCGTCTTCATAATGAAACTTTAAAAAATCTGAAAATTCCAATGCTGGCTGACAACAAGCGCGAACTTTCTGCAGCATTAGGTATTCTTCATTATGAAGCTGGTGTTGATTTAAGAGCGACATATATTGTTGATCCAGAAGGGATTATCCGTCACGTCAGTGCAAATGACCTGTCTGTTGGTCGCAATCCAGAAGAATTCCTTCGCATTCTTGATGCTTTGCAAAACGGGGGTCTTTGTCCTTGCAGCTGGCACAAAGGGGATAAAACTCTTTAG
- a CDS encoding type 1 glutamine amidotransferase — protein MDEKNIPLSYNINLLIIMGGPMSVHDEKKYKWLSKEKQLIKNLINKNIPTLGICLGAQLIADIYNAHITIAKHKEIGWFPIQVIQSKESKKIKWPENFVTFLWHGEQFDIPAHAKLLAFSQGCPHQAFMIKNNVIGLQFHPEMTLTMIQNMIENCYDQDKTLSPFVQSIKEILSVPKEYYSINHQIIDNMLSYLTT, from the coding sequence ATGGATGAAAAAAACATTCCTCTTTCCTATAACATCAATCTTTTAATTATCATGGGTGGTCCCATGAGTGTTCATGATGAAAAAAAATATAAATGGTTATCAAAAGAAAAACAATTAATTAAAAACTTAATAAATAAAAATATTCCAACTCTAGGCATTTGTTTGGGGGCTCAATTAATTGCTGACATTTATAATGCCCATATTACAATCGCTAAGCATAAAGAAATTGGTTGGTTTCCTATTCAGGTAATTCAATCCAAGGAGAGTAAGAAAATCAAATGGCCTGAAAATTTTGTCACATTTTTATGGCATGGTGAACAATTTGATATTCCAGCACATGCCAAATTACTCGCATTTAGTCAAGGTTGCCCACACCAGGCCTTTATGATAAAGAATAATGTAATTGGATTACAGTTCCATCCGGAAATGACTTTAACAATGATTCAAAACATGATTGAAAATTGTTATGATCAGGATAAAACCCTCTCTCCTTTCGTTCAAAGCATAAAAGAGATACTTTCTGTCCCAAAGGAATATTATTCAATAAATCATCAAATAATAGACAACATGCTTTCATATTTAACTACATAA
- the tilS gene encoding tRNA lysidine(34) synthetase TilS — MDDILKPVSQDEFNSCIESLGPWGNDDEKLPPIVLAVSGGADSLCLALLASRWRRNVFSLIVDHGIRSNSAIEAALTQERLKDLGIESKVLTLDNLKPGAALEERARIERYKILIQTCCKMGSIDLLLGHHAGDQAETVLMRIRAGSGEDGIAAMAAITDLPQIRLIRPLLSIAPQRLRITLKQEGIIWVEDPSNQDLKFQRNQVRKELSSAWASSGSVSILLHRSREESKKRMKKDQDQAVFVTENILIRSEGFAYFSTKGMDERTLGALIRTISGSVYAPLQKSINRLVQSMRKVTLGGVQIMPAGRLGNGWLMIRETTVIEKAKMARPNTIWDYRFRVIMPEYDISDKVTIAALGKSYKQFSCREGLPVCILKTLPAFWHNDKLLAVPHLGIYSDESVKEWDIVFQPRQSLTQSHLFSTTKLA, encoded by the coding sequence ATGGATGATATTTTAAAACCTGTATCTCAAGATGAATTTAATTCTTGTATTGAGTCATTGGGACCTTGGGGTAATGATGATGAAAAGTTGCCACCCATTGTATTGGCTGTATCTGGTGGTGCAGATAGTTTGTGTCTTGCATTGTTGGCATCCCGTTGGCGACGAAATGTATTTTCTTTAATTGTAGATCATGGAATTCGGTCAAATTCGGCTATAGAGGCAGCACTTACACAAGAAAGATTGAAGGATCTTGGAATTGAATCAAAAGTTCTGACATTAGATAATCTAAAACCTGGAGCCGCATTGGAAGAAAGAGCGCGTATTGAGCGTTACAAAATATTAATTCAGACATGTTGTAAAATGGGAAGCATAGATTTGCTTTTGGGTCATCATGCTGGGGATCAGGCGGAAACTGTACTGATGCGAATACGTGCCGGAAGTGGTGAGGATGGAATTGCCGCTATGGCTGCTATTACGGATTTGCCGCAGATAAGGTTAATAAGACCTTTACTATCGATCGCACCACAACGTTTGAGAATAACCTTAAAACAGGAAGGGATTATATGGGTCGAGGATCCATCCAATCAGGATCTAAAATTTCAGAGAAATCAGGTGAGAAAGGAATTGTCGTCGGCCTGGGCATCTTCAGGATCTGTTTCAATACTATTACATCGCTCGCGGGAAGAGAGTAAAAAAAGAATGAAAAAAGATCAGGATCAGGCTGTTTTTGTTACAGAAAACATTTTGATCAGATCAGAAGGATTTGCTTATTTTTCCACCAAAGGTATGGATGAAAGAACGCTGGGTGCTTTAATCAGAACAATTTCCGGTTCTGTGTATGCACCCTTGCAGAAATCAATTAATCGGCTTGTTCAATCAATGCGCAAAGTTACTCTTGGTGGCGTACAAATTATGCCAGCTGGAAGGTTGGGAAATGGTTGGTTGATGATTAGAGAAACAACTGTTATTGAAAAGGCAAAAATGGCCCGGCCAAATACGATTTGGGATTATCGTTTTCGAGTTATTATGCCAGAATATGATATTAGTGATAAAGTTACGATTGCTGCATTAGGTAAATCTTACAAACAGTTTTCATGTAGAGAGGGATTGCCTGTTTGCATTTTGAAAACATTACCCGCTTTTTGGCATAATGATAAATTATTGGCTGTGCCTCATTTGGGAATATATTCGGACGAGTCCGTTAAAGAATGGGATATTGTTTTCCAGCCTAGACAATCCTTGACACAAAGTCATCTTTTTTCGACCACAAAATTAGCTTAA
- the ftsH gene encoding ATP-dependent zinc metalloprotease FtsH translates to MKNFGRNLSLWILVIVSVMLVVGYFRPSSNVVVDNQVSYSKFLGDVNAGNVKSVVIQDRYLTGTSQDGKKFQTYLPTQDTSLLSTLTDHKVTIEVKPVDNHPNLFWQLVLNLLPTLLIIGLFILLMRNMQSAGGKAMGFGKSKARLLTEKQGRVTFADVAGIDEAKSELEEIVEFLKDPQKFQRLGGRIPKGVLLVGPPGTGKTLLARAIAGEANVPFFTISGSDFVEMFVGVGASRVRDMFEQGKKAAPCIIFIDEIDAVGRHRGAGLGGGNDEREQTLNQMLVEMDGFDSNESVILIAATNRPDVLDPALLRPGRFDRQVVVPNPDVGGREKILRVHMKKVPLASDVDPRVIARGTPGFSGADLANLVNEAALLAARLNRRTVSMLEFENAKDKVMMGSERRSLVMSEDEKKMTAYHEGGHAICALFTPGCDPVHKATIIPRGRALGMVMSLPEGDRYSKSKSKCLAELVLAMGGRCAESMIFGPENVSNGASGDIKMATDLARRMVTEWGMSEKIGLVSYAENEQEVFLGHSMGQGKNISSETVHEIEAEVKRLIDDAHKRATALLEEHREDLERLAQGLLEYETLSGEEIRQVLRGEKIERSLVDDTTKKLRSSIDVAHHSGDNVGSDKIKKDDAGHADNPVPATGVNFEEHN, encoded by the coding sequence ATGAAAAATTTTGGGCGTAATTTAAGTTTATGGATACTCGTTATTGTATCAGTAATGTTAGTGGTTGGATATTTTCGACCAAGCAGTAATGTTGTTGTGGACAATCAAGTTAGTTATTCTAAATTCCTAGGCGATGTTAACGCTGGAAATGTTAAATCAGTTGTCATACAGGACCGGTATTTAACTGGAACAAGTCAGGATGGCAAGAAATTTCAAACCTATTTGCCAACACAGGATACTTCGCTTTTATCAACCCTCACTGACCATAAAGTTACGATAGAGGTTAAACCTGTTGATAATCATCCAAATCTTTTTTGGCAGCTTGTATTGAATTTATTGCCAACCTTGCTGATTATCGGTTTATTTATTCTTCTTATGCGCAATATGCAAAGCGCAGGGGGAAAGGCAATGGGATTTGGTAAATCCAAGGCCCGTTTGCTGACTGAAAAACAGGGACGTGTCACGTTTGCGGATGTGGCGGGAATTGATGAAGCTAAAAGCGAGCTGGAAGAAATTGTTGAATTCCTCAAAGATCCACAAAAATTTCAGCGGCTGGGTGGCAGAATACCAAAAGGGGTCTTGTTGGTTGGCCCTCCTGGAACAGGGAAAACCTTATTGGCGCGTGCGATTGCTGGCGAGGCAAATGTTCCATTTTTTACAATTTCAGGTTCTGATTTTGTAGAAATGTTTGTTGGAGTGGGGGCTTCTCGTGTTCGAGATATGTTTGAACAGGGTAAAAAAGCTGCTCCCTGTATTATTTTTATCGATGAAATTGACGCCGTTGGACGTCATCGTGGTGCCGGTCTCGGTGGTGGTAATGATGAGCGAGAACAGACTTTAAATCAGATGCTGGTTGAAATGGATGGATTTGACAGCAATGAAAGCGTAATTCTCATAGCCGCAACGAACAGGCCTGATGTTTTGGATCCAGCATTGTTACGTCCAGGAAGATTTGATCGTCAGGTTGTTGTGCCTAATCCTGATGTCGGGGGTCGTGAAAAAATCCTTCGCGTACATATGAAAAAGGTTCCGTTAGCATCTGATGTTGATCCAAGAGTAATTGCCCGTGGAACACCAGGTTTTTCTGGTGCTGATCTTGCAAATCTTGTTAATGAGGCGGCTTTGTTGGCTGCACGGTTAAACCGTCGAACAGTATCGATGCTAGAATTTGAAAATGCCAAAGACAAGGTCATGATGGGTTCAGAACGTCGTTCACTGGTCATGAGTGAAGATGAGAAAAAAATGACCGCGTATCATGAAGGCGGGCATGCCATTTGCGCATTATTTACTCCTGGATGTGATCCGGTACATAAGGCTACAATTATTCCACGTGGACGCGCATTGGGAATGGTGATGAGTCTACCGGAAGGCGATCGCTATTCAAAAAGCAAATCGAAATGTTTGGCTGAACTGGTTCTTGCCATGGGTGGACGTTGTGCTGAATCAATGATTTTTGGTCCGGAAAATGTTTCAAACGGTGCATCTGGCGATATCAAAATGGCGACGGATCTTGCACGACGGATGGTTACTGAATGGGGTATGAGTGAAAAAATTGGACTTGTTTCTTATGCTGAAAATGAACAAGAGGTTTTTCTGGGTCATTCCATGGGACAAGGTAAAAATATTTCTAGTGAAACCGTTCATGAAATAGAAGCCGAAGTTAAACGTTTGATTGATGATGCACATAAACGTGCAACAGCGTTGTTAGAAGAGCACAGGGAAGATCTTGAAAGATTGGCTCAAGGTCTTTTGGAATATGAAACTTTAAGTGGAGAGGAAATCAGACAGGTTCTTCGCGGTGAAAAAATTGAACGTAGCCTTGTTGATGACACGACAAAAAAATTGAGATCATCAATCGATGTGGCTCATCATTCAGGTGATAATGTTGGTTCTGATAAAATAAAAAAGGATGATGCTGGTCATGCTGATAATCCTGTTCCTGCAACAGGTGTTAATTTTGAGGAACATAACTAG
- the folP gene encoding dihydropteroate synthase yields the protein MIINPTGFLFGNSAQFAIKNELALPFAGQEKKVAFSMIEIIENQKLEIGYVKDCFHSPLYSNQMRKITTASPLAGLPEGSLIMGILNVTPDSFSDGGKHYSSSTAIRAAHKMVEDGATVIDIGGESTRPGSQPVSTKEECRRIIPVVKALKGCGAYLSVDTRHAETMKYALDAGADLINDISALDDRESAQVISQAQCPVILMHMRGNPQTMHQYKNYNNVLVDVFAELQRKIQKAVNAGIRRENVILDPGIGFAKNNFQNMELLKKFAAFANLGCRLLLAVSRKRFISEIAGKMNFEKYDAATMIASSPAFYFGNSIIRVHNVPAAVQSMKMWQTLYG from the coding sequence ATGATTATAAATCCTACAGGATTTTTATTTGGAAATTCAGCCCAGTTTGCAATCAAAAATGAGCTTGCATTACCTTTTGCAGGTCAAGAAAAAAAAGTTGCCTTTTCAATGATTGAGATAATTGAGAATCAAAAACTGGAAATTGGGTATGTCAAAGATTGTTTTCATTCACCCTTATATTCTAATCAGATGAGAAAAATAACAACTGCCTCGCCTTTGGCTGGATTGCCTGAAGGTTCTCTAATTATGGGTATACTGAATGTAACGCCTGATAGTTTTAGTGATGGTGGCAAACATTATTCAAGTTCAACTGCTATTCGGGCCGCTCATAAAATGGTTGAGGATGGTGCGACAGTAATCGATATTGGTGGTGAAAGTACACGGCCTGGCTCTCAACCTGTGTCAACTAAAGAGGAATGTCGTAGAATTATTCCTGTTGTCAAAGCATTAAAAGGATGTGGTGCCTATTTGTCTGTTGATACGCGTCATGCTGAAACAATGAAATATGCCTTAGATGCAGGAGCTGATTTAATTAATGATATTTCTGCTCTTGATGATAGGGAAAGTGCACAGGTTATTTCTCAGGCTCAATGTCCTGTGATTTTGATGCATATGCGTGGAAATCCCCAGACAATGCATCAATATAAGAATTACAACAATGTTTTGGTTGATGTTTTTGCAGAATTGCAAAGAAAAATTCAAAAAGCGGTAAATGCAGGTATTCGTCGTGAAAATGTAATACTTGATCCGGGTATAGGTTTTGCAAAGAATAATTTTCAAAATATGGAACTTTTAAAAAAATTCGCCGCTTTTGCTAACTTAGGTTGCCGTTTGCTTCTAGCAGTCTCCAGAAAACGTTTTATTAGCGAAATTGCTGGAAAAATGAATTTTGAGAAATATGATGCCGCTACCATGATAGCGTCATCTCCAGCATTTTATTTTGGAAATTCAATTATTCGTGTTCACAATGTGCCCGCTGCGGTACAAAGCATGAAAATGTGGCAGACTTTATATGGTTGA
- a CDS encoding tol-pal system YbgF family protein yields the protein MITKQKHSRISNLFSIDHPKVKGSITGLFLSIMICPFYSNAQENNSRQVIALQNQVAQLKSQISQLQAQNTNFNDDSDNYRKKKHKDKDEDDSLSTNNGLLPDLVSRINNLEDQQRVMRGEIDDLSNQLKTQNDLINKKIDDMNFAAGRGGASNGSSDDVVTDSKSEVSKKSSISDDSGTIKSAKPETGSTLRDGQQALLNGNFQIAESIAQKILSTPEGAKSPSARYLLAQAQAGQGNFKASSVNYYAVYKNFPKSPKAPSALLGVGYLMLKNGKVQEACQAVSLLHSKYPNVSTQVKSSALNLSRKAKCS from the coding sequence ATGATAACGAAGCAAAAACATTCAAGAATTTCTAATTTATTTTCAATTGATCATCCAAAGGTCAAAGGAAGTATAACAGGTTTATTTCTATCAATTATGATTTGTCCTTTTTACAGTAATGCCCAGGAAAATAACAGTCGTCAGGTTATTGCGCTACAAAACCAGGTCGCACAATTAAAATCGCAAATCAGCCAGCTTCAGGCACAGAATACTAATTTTAATGATGATTCTGATAATTATCGTAAAAAAAAGCATAAAGATAAAGATGAGGATGATAGTTTATCAACAAATAACGGTTTACTTCCCGATTTAGTTAGCCGGATAAACAATCTAGAAGATCAGCAAAGGGTTATGAGAGGCGAAATTGATGATTTGTCAAACCAATTGAAAACTCAAAATGATCTTATCAATAAAAAAATTGATGATATGAATTTTGCTGCTGGTCGTGGAGGCGCTTCCAATGGTTCTTCAGATGATGTGGTAACTGATTCAAAAAGTGAGGTTTCTAAAAAATCATCAATTTCCGATGATTCAGGAACAATTAAATCTGCAAAACCTGAAACAGGTTCAACCTTGAGAGATGGTCAACAGGCATTGTTGAATGGTAATTTTCAGATCGCAGAATCCATCGCCCAAAAAATTTTATCCACGCCTGAAGGTGCCAAGTCCCCTAGTGCACGATATTTGCTGGCTCAGGCTCAGGCTGGACAAGGAAATTTCAAGGCTTCATCAGTAAATTATTATGCTGTTTATAAAAATTTTCCTAAATCTCCCAAGGCTCCATCTGCTTTGTTGGGTGTAGGATATTTAATGTTAAAAAATGGCAAGGTTCAGGAAGCTTGTCAGGCTGTAAGTCTGCTTCATAGTAAATATCCAAATGTTTCAACCCAGGTGAAATCTTCTGCCTTGAATTTAAGTCGTAAAGCTAAATGTTCTTGA
- the tolB gene encoding Tol-Pal system beta propeller repeat protein TolB, with the protein MRSIISDNDADILRDVLIPRRKILYGCVAGGIVATPLSSAFAQQAGGADEITVDRARNEPIPIVIPDFGSGNGGAITQVLTDDLNNTGLFRVISSTSPTSTPDFAAYKAMGARAIVTGSEVNGRVEFRLWNALTGEQIQGTAYSISGSGAISEDLRRVSHMIGDVIYERLLGDKGYFNTRIAYVAQTGRRSDPTKRLAIMDYDGANSRILTSGRWLVLTPRFSPVSNQIAFMSYVNNRPRVYLFDLQSGRQRILGDFSGISFAPRFSPDGRSVIMSVTRGGGSDLYSVDLGSGSKRQLTSSGAIDTSPCYSPDGSQIVFSSDRGGRQQLYIMSANGGGVRRISYGNGSYAGPVWSPRGDLIAFVRIGGGGFSLGVMAPDGTGERILTQGFTVESPTFCSNGRVMAFCNQSSAGARGSGFSSSIKMIDVSGFHERSIPTSTMAMDPSWSSGNS; encoded by the coding sequence ATGCGCTCAATAATTTCTGATAATGATGCTGATATTTTACGGGATGTTTTAATTCCTCGCCGAAAAATTTTGTATGGATGTGTAGCAGGTGGAATTGTGGCAACACCTTTATCATCTGCATTTGCGCAGCAAGCCGGCGGTGCAGATGAAATTACAGTTGATCGGGCAAGAAACGAGCCTATCCCTATTGTTATTCCTGATTTTGGTTCTGGGAATGGCGGCGCCATAACTCAGGTATTAACGGATGACTTGAATAATACAGGGTTATTTCGAGTTATTAGTAGTACATCACCAACCTCTACACCTGATTTTGCCGCCTATAAAGCCATGGGGGCTCGTGCTATCGTGACTGGATCAGAGGTGAATGGGCGAGTTGAATTTCGGCTATGGAATGCGTTGACCGGTGAACAGATTCAGGGAACAGCCTATTCGATTTCCGGGTCAGGTGCCATAAGTGAGGATCTTCGTCGTGTTTCCCATATGATAGGGGACGTTATTTATGAGCGTTTATTGGGGGATAAGGGATATTTCAATACACGAATTGCATATGTTGCACAGACCGGCCGCCGGTCAGATCCCACAAAACGTCTGGCAATCATGGATTATGACGGTGCTAACAGTCGAATCTTAACCAGCGGGCGCTGGCTTGTCTTGACGCCCCGATTCAGTCCTGTTTCTAATCAGATAGCATTTATGTCTTATGTCAATAACCGTCCTCGAGTTTACTTGTTTGATCTTCAATCAGGCAGACAAAGAATTTTGGGAGATTTTTCGGGTATATCTTTTGCACCGCGTTTTTCGCCTGATGGAAGGTCTGTCATTATGTCTGTAACAAGGGGAGGAGGTTCTGATCTTTATTCTGTTGATCTGGGTTCGGGCAGCAAACGTCAATTAACCAGTTCCGGGGCTATTGATACGAGCCCTTGTTATAGTCCTGATGGATCTCAAATTGTTTTTTCTTCAGATCGGGGTGGAAGACAGCAATTATACATAATGAGTGCAAATGGTGGTGGAGTCCGACGTATTTCTTATGGAAACGGTAGTTATGCAGGCCCCGTATGGTCACCAAGAGGTGACCTTATTGCGTTTGTGAGAATTGGCGGCGGTGGATTCTCATTGGGTGTTATGGCGCCTGACGGTACTGGAGAAAGAATTTTAACCCAAGGTTTCACTGTCGAAAGCCCAACATTTTGTTCAAATGGCCGTGTTATGGCGTTCTGTAACCAATCGTCTGCCGGTGCGCGTGGAAGTGGTTTTTCTTCATCCATCAAGATGATTGATGTTTCCGGTTTTCATGAGAGAAGCATTCCTACATCAACGATGGCGATGGATCCTTCTTGGTCTTCTGGCAACAGTTAA
- a CDS encoding energy transducer TonB has protein sequence MYRSERKIFRCSFLASIGTHFGVIVLAILLSWLFHFAPPPPPPEEKPVEIEFTSDNAGQEVPAKSEQDSPNPNAPALEKLDAPPAPTPTKTEPVEETPPPPPPPPPMPPPPDAVAKMEKQDSILPKAVETPAPAEVTLPPTVSPLASSSNSHVPSPPSPMPMPTALPQVQNFSRLTKMEKAKKEIPDTHSLESTLDAYQADQKQTHPPRAKANPRQGGAPNGGGARNGDITRGLSAGQQGKIAASVRRCYVEDTAAKDYANFVAHLIVTIDASGEARIVKFDSVTQAKMNADSTYRALAERARDAVLSPVCSKLPIPSNLLGKTGQIRFVFRP, from the coding sequence ATGTACCGTTCTGAGAGAAAAATTTTCAGATGCTCTTTTTTGGCATCAATCGGAACGCATTTTGGGGTTATCGTTCTGGCGATTCTATTATCATGGTTATTTCATTTTGCGCCTCCACCCCCACCCCCTGAAGAAAAACCAGTAGAGATTGAATTTACAAGCGATAATGCAGGACAAGAAGTTCCCGCTAAATCGGAGCAAGATTCCCCGAACCCGAATGCGCCTGCATTGGAAAAACTGGATGCTCCACCTGCGCCAACACCTACTAAAACTGAACCTGTCGAAGAAACGCCTCCACCTCCGCCTCCACCTCCACCAATGCCCCCTCCACCTGATGCGGTTGCAAAAATGGAAAAACAGGATTCGATTTTACCTAAAGCTGTTGAAACCCCCGCACCTGCAGAGGTAACGTTACCACCTACTGTTTCACCATTGGCATCCTCTTCAAATTCTCATGTTCCATCCCCACCATCACCAATGCCTATGCCCACTGCGTTACCTCAGGTGCAGAATTTCTCTCGATTGACAAAAATGGAAAAAGCAAAAAAAGAAATTCCTGATACACATTCACTTGAATCGACGTTGGATGCCTATCAAGCTGACCAGAAACAAACACATCCTCCCAGAGCCAAAGCAAATCCAAGACAGGGAGGGGCTCCTAATGGTGGTGGAGCGAGAAATGGCGATATCACAAGAGGGCTTTCAGCAGGTCAGCAGGGGAAAATAGCGGCATCTGTTCGTCGATGTTATGTTGAAGACACAGCAGCAAAAGATTATGCTAATTTTGTGGCACATTTAATTGTAACAATTGATGCTTCAGGAGAGGCTAGAATAGTTAAATTTGATTCAGTGACTCAGGCAAAAATGAATGCTGATTCAACATATAGGGCATTAGCAGAACGGGCAAGGGACGCCGTGTTAAGTCCTGTATGTTCAAAATTGCCGATACCTTCAAATCTGTTGGGAAAGACGGGTCAGATTCGTTTTGTATTCCGTCCATAA